The following are encoded together in the Caretta caretta isolate rCarCar2 chromosome 17, rCarCar1.hap1, whole genome shotgun sequence genome:
- the LOC125623897 gene encoding claudin-4-like — protein MASMGLQVLGMALSVIGWLGTILCCGLPMWRVTAFIGNNIVVAQIIWEGLWMNCVVQSTGQMQCKVYDSMLALPQDLQAARALVVIAIVLAVLGLLLAIIGGKCTNCVEDASAKAKVMIVSGIIFIIAGIMILIPVSWSANNIIRDFYNPMVTEAQKRELGASLYIGWAASALLLIGGALLCCSCPPRNEKPYSAKYTAARSVPASNYV, from the coding sequence ATGGCCTCTATGGGGCTTCAGGTGCTGGGCATGGCCCTCTCTGTCATTGGCTGGCTGGGCACCATCCTGTGCTGTGGGCTGCCCATGTGGAGGGTGACGGCCTTCATCGGGAACAACATTGTGGTGGCTCAGATCatctgggaggggctgtggatgAACTGCGTGGTGCAGAGCACGGGCCAGATGCAGTGCAAGGTCTACGACTCCATGCTGGCGTTGCCCCAGGACCTGCAGGCGGCTCGTGCCCTGGTGGTGATCGCCATCGTGCTGGCCGTGCTGGGCCTCCTCCTGGCCATCATTGGAGGGAAATGCACCAACTGTGTGGAGGATGCTTCTGCGAAAGCCAAGGTCATGATCGTCTCTGGAATCATCTTCATCATCGCTGGCATCATGATCCTCATCCCCGTCTCCTGGTCAGCCAACAACATCATCCGGGATTTCTACAACCCCATGGTCACTGAGGCGCAGAAGAGAGAGCTGGGGGCCTCCCTGTACATTGGCTGGGCTGCATCCGCTCTCCTGCTCATCGGGGGGGCCCTGCTTTGCTGCAGCTGCCCCCCCCGGAATGAGAAACCCTACTCTGCCAAGTACACTGCTGCTCGGTCGGTGCCGGCCAGCAACTACGTATAG